In the genome of Fusobacterium necrogenes, one region contains:
- the fba gene encoding class II fructose-1,6-bisphosphate aldolase, with translation MGYNYKDLGLSNTKEMFAKANANGYAVPAFNFNNMEMALAIIEACAEMGSPVILQCSKGALSYMGPEVTPLLAKAAVDRARSMGSDIPVALHLDHGPDLETVKTCIEAGFSSVMIDGSHYDFAKNIEVSREVVEFAHSKNVTVEAELGVLAGIEDDVKAETHTYTNPDEVEEFVTKTGVDSLAIAIGTSHGAHKFKPGEDPKLRLDILEEIERRIPGFPIVLHGSSAVPQQYTAMIKEFGGEVKDAIGIPNSELRKAAKSAVAKINVDTDGRLAFTAAIRRVLGTTPKEFDPRKYLGAAKEEMKAYYKTKITDVFGSEGAYKKGSK, from the coding sequence ATGGGATATAATTACAAAGATTTAGGTCTTTCAAACACAAAAGAGATGTTTGCAAAAGCAAATGCCAATGGATATGCAGTACCTGCTTTTAATTTCAATAATATGGAGATGGCTTTAGCTATCATAGAAGCTTGTGCTGAAATGGGATCACCAGTAATATTACAATGCTCTAAAGGAGCTTTATCTTATATGGGACCAGAGGTAACTCCATTACTAGCTAAAGCAGCTGTAGATAGAGCAAGAAGCATGGGGTCTGATATTCCAGTAGCTTTACATCTTGACCATGGACCAGATTTAGAAACTGTAAAAACTTGTATTGAAGCAGGATTTTCATCTGTAATGATAGATGGATCTCACTATGATTTTGCTAAAAATATAGAAGTTTCTAGAGAAGTTGTTGAATTTGCACATTCTAAAAATGTAACTGTAGAAGCTGAATTAGGAGTTTTAGCAGGAATTGAAGATGATGTAAAAGCTGAAACTCATACATATACAAATCCTGATGAAGTTGAGGAATTTGTAACAAAGACAGGAGTAGATTCATTAGCAATAGCTATTGGAACTTCTCATGGAGCACATAAATTTAAGCCAGGGGAAGATCCTAAATTAAGACTAGATATATTAGAAGAGATTGAAAGAAGAATACCAGGGTTTCCTATTGTATTACATGGATCATCAGCTGTACCTCAACAATATACTGCTATGATAAAGGAGTTTGGAGGAGAAGTTAAGGATGCTATAGGTATACCAAATTCTGAATTAAGAAAAGCGGCTAAATCAGCAGTAGCTAAGATAAATGTAGATACTGATGGAAGACTAGCTTTTACAGCAGCAATTAGAAGAGTATTGGGAACTACTCCAAAAGAATTTGATCCTAGAAAATATTTAGGAGCTGCTAAAGAAGAAATGAAAGCTTATTATAAAACTAAAATAACTGATGTATTTGGTTCTGAAGGAGCTTATAAAAAAGGAAGTAAATAA
- a CDS encoding glycosyltransferase family 4 protein: MKIMFVANYMWDIYIFRAGVLKALINDGHQVVVIAPDDGRIDMEKAIPGLKSISITLNKRGVNPIEDLKLIKELYNIYKKENPDLIFHYTIKPNIYGTIASKLAKKKSIAILTGLGYSFVQKSLVSRLAVQLYKFSLRFSNEIWVLNEDDKNMLLSKGIGSTDKIFILPGEGTDCERFKPLPMERRDDKIIFLMIARAFLDKGFKEYEESARRIRKKYKEKVEFWYLGALGENAVSGITKEYMDLLVKEGVLNYLGVTDRPEFIIKECDAIVLPSYREGISKTLLEGGAMEKPIIASDVTGCKEIVDDGKNGYLVKVRSVDDLVEKMEEFIKLSRKEREKMGRFGRKKILKEFDEKIIIDIYKEKILNII, encoded by the coding sequence ATGAAGATAATGTTTGTAGCTAACTATATGTGGGATATATATATATTTAGAGCTGGAGTATTAAAAGCTTTAATAAATGATGGGCATCAGGTAGTAGTGATAGCTCCAGATGATGGAAGAATAGATATGGAAAAAGCTATTCCTGGTCTTAAAAGTATCTCTATAACATTAAATAAAAGAGGAGTAAATCCAATAGAAGATTTAAAACTTATAAAAGAGTTATATAATATTTATAAAAAAGAAAATCCAGATTTGATATTTCATTATACAATAAAACCTAATATTTATGGGACGATAGCTTCAAAATTAGCTAAAAAAAAATCGATAGCTATACTTACAGGTCTTGGTTATTCTTTTGTCCAAAAAAGTTTAGTTTCAAGGCTTGCTGTACAACTTTATAAGTTTTCTTTAAGATTTTCAAATGAGATTTGGGTACTTAATGAAGATGATAAAAATATGCTTCTTTCTAAGGGAATAGGAAGCACTGATAAAATATTTATACTTCCAGGAGAGGGAACAGATTGTGAAAGATTTAAACCACTTCCTATGGAGAGAAGAGATGATAAAATAATATTTCTTATGATAGCTAGAGCTTTTTTAGATAAAGGATTTAAAGAATATGAGGAAAGTGCTAGAAGAATAAGGAAGAAATATAAAGAGAAAGTAGAATTTTGGTATTTAGGTGCATTAGGAGAAAATGCGGTATCTGGTATAACTAAAGAATATATGGATTTATTAGTGAAGGAAGGAGTTTTAAATTATTTAGGAGTAACTGACAGACCTGAATTTATTATAAAAGAGTGTGATGCAATAGTTTTACCATCATATAGAGAAGGAATATCAAAGACATTATTAGAAGGAGGGGCTATGGAAAAACCTATAATAGCTTCTGATGTAACAGGTTGTAAAGAGATAGTTGATGATGGAAAAAATGGTTATTTAGTTAAGGTAAGAAGTGTAGATGATTTAGTAGAAAAAATGGAAGAGTTTATTAAACTTTCACGGAAGGAAAGAGAAAAAATGGGAAGATTTGGAAGAAAAAAAATACTCAAGGAATTTGACGAAAAAATTATAATTGATATTTATAAAGAAAAGATACTAAATATAATTTAA
- a CDS encoding aryl-sulfate sulfotransferase N-terminal domain-containing protein → MKLTKKEKILIVCSLTVICFSLYTFSKRDILIERLANSQFLSKSYRKSRDKKLEKEIERKLNSYILKEKIKELSTEKLEVVSTILSNDDTLKLLNEKDKEKYSSERYLLEDINYDEAITLYNASKGFRELALLSEDIKNYLMNSYPNFNYSKVIDNDGKVPELIAAKNKFLKLTSNKELKDIISHLDKNQLDELNTIIGNDTDMIELLNFNKKFIEQVKLNVNKLLTSGLPLETLEKLVSFSKRVDELSNLDERFDKFITENMDKIEFKKIYLYGEFYLADKNNDIDLEKEYRKKNYTFEEPFIKLNPYGRTPLTALVKVDNDLAGKKVKVLIKGEFGSEDYSYMTEINSLGEFIVAGLFSKSKNKIKVKLEDGREKDLIITTNTLDDILPSIVIEKKIANRMEPGMNLVSFNTKEKAMPFIFDINGNVRYVLDISSTMNKAYVGKEEKNWIVANDEAVFTFDMLGKILSIREPEYYAENENWKNGVLFREIQYLPKKNNQLAVYGFSDKLAYPSGVFSELGIDSKQELFKARLYFDKNSFEENNILSGRRIELF, encoded by the coding sequence ATGAAACTAACAAAAAAAGAAAAAATTTTAATTGTGTGTTCACTTACTGTTATTTGTTTTAGTTTGTATACTTTTAGTAAGAGAGATATTTTAATTGAAAGACTTGCAAATAGTCAATTTTTATCTAAATCATATCGAAAAAGTAGGGATAAAAAACTTGAAAAAGAGATAGAGAGAAAACTAAATAGTTATATATTAAAAGAAAAGATAAAGGAACTTAGTACTGAAAAGCTAGAAGTTGTAAGTACTATATTAAGTAATGATGATACATTAAAATTACTAAATGAAAAAGATAAAGAGAAATATAGCTCAGAACGTTATCTTTTAGAGGATATTAACTATGATGAAGCTATAACCTTATATAATGCAAGTAAAGGATTTAGAGAATTAGCCTTACTTTCTGAAGACATAAAAAACTATTTAATGAATAGTTACCCTAATTTTAATTATAGTAAAGTTATAGATAATGATGGAAAAGTTCCAGAATTAATAGCAGCGAAGAATAAGTTTCTAAAGCTTACATCCAATAAGGAATTAAAAGATATAATAAGTCACTTAGACAAGAATCAGTTAGATGAGCTTAATACTATAATTGGAAATGATACTGATATGATAGAATTATTAAATTTTAATAAAAAATTTATAGAGCAAGTGAAGTTAAACGTTAATAAACTTTTGACGTCTGGTTTACCTCTTGAAACCTTAGAGAAACTTGTCTCATTTAGTAAAAGAGTAGATGAATTATCAAATTTAGATGAGAGGTTTGATAAATTTATAACTGAAAATATGGATAAAATAGAATTTAAAAAAATATATCTTTATGGTGAATTTTATTTGGCAGATAAAAATAATGATATAGATCTTGAAAAGGAGTATAGGAAAAAAAATTATACTTTTGAAGAACCTTTTATAAAATTAAATCCTTATGGAAGAACTCCATTAACTGCTCTAGTAAAAGTAGATAATGATCTAGCAGGGAAAAAAGTAAAAGTTTTAATAAAAGGAGAGTTTGGTAGTGAAGACTATTCATATATGACAGAGATAAATTCATTAGGGGAATTTATTGTAGCTGGTTTGTTTTCAAAGTCTAAAAATAAAATAAAAGTCAAATTAGAAGATGGAAGAGAAAAAGATCTTATAATAACTACTAATACATTAGATGACATTTTGCCAAGTATAGTTATAGAAAAAAAAATTGCTAATAGGATGGAGCCAGGAATGAATTTGGTATCATTTAATACCAAAGAGAAAGCTATGCCATTTATATTTGATATAAACGGTAATGTAAGATATGTATTGGATATATCATCTACTATGAATAAAGCATATGTAGGAAAAGAAGAAAAAAATTGGATAGTAGCTAATGATGAAGCTGTATTTACATTTGATATGCTGGGAAAGATTTTAAGCATAAGAGAACCTGAATATTATGCAGAAAATGAGAATTGGAAAAATGGTGTTTTGTTTAGAGAGATACAGTATCTTCCTAAAAAAAATAATCAATTAGCTGTCTATGGATTTAGTGATAAGTTAGCATATCCAAGTGGAGTTTTTTCAGAATTAGGAATAGATAGTAAACAGGAGTTATTTAAAGCGAGGCTTTATTTTGATAAAAATAGCTTCGAAGAAAATAACATATTATCAGGTAGAAGGATTGAGCTTTTTTAG
- a CDS encoding glycosyltransferase family 2 protein, whose amino-acid sequence MLTIFTPVYNRVDTLKRLYESLLRQTSKEFQWIVVDDGSTDGSGELVQNFQKSSPFEIIYKYMQNGGKMRAINEGVTLANGEFFLIVDSDDYVSNECVEKILFFAETLPESMGGLVFRKIDIKNKKITGKPYPKNIIDSSPIEIVYNYGIVGDKAEVFKTKLLKENPFFVYEGEKFIPEAIIWIKIGEKYKMRYIDEGIYYFEYLEDGYTKNFKKLLKNNPRGFGDYYMSMLSYPLPLKNKIKFLLRYIQAKFYIYMAERRKY is encoded by the coding sequence ATGTTGACAATTTTTACTCCAGTATATAATAGAGTAGATACTTTGAAAAGATTATATGAAAGTTTACTTAGACAAACTTCTAAAGAGTTTCAGTGGATAGTAGTAGATGATGGGTCTACTGATGGAAGTGGAGAGTTAGTTCAAAATTTTCAAAAAAGTTCTCCTTTTGAAATTATTTATAAATATATGCAAAATGGTGGAAAAATGAGAGCCATTAATGAGGGAGTAACCTTAGCTAATGGAGAGTTTTTTCTAATAGTAGATAGTGACGACTATGTAAGCAATGAATGTGTAGAAAAAATTTTATTTTTTGCTGAAACCTTACCTGAATCTATGGGAGGATTAGTATTTAGGAAAATAGATATAAAAAATAAAAAAATTACAGGGAAGCCTTATCCAAAAAATATTATTGATTCTTCTCCTATTGAAATTGTCTATAATTATGGAATAGTTGGAGATAAAGCAGAAGTATTTAAAACTAAGTTATTAAAAGAAAATCCATTTTTTGTCTATGAAGGAGAAAAGTTTATTCCTGAAGCTATTATATGGATAAAAATTGGTGAGAAGTACAAGATGAGGTACATAGATGAGGGGATCTACTATTTTGAATATTTAGAAGATGGCTATACTAAAAATTTTAAAAAATTATTAAAAAATAATCCTAGAGGTTTTGGAGATTATTATATGAGTATGCTTTCATATCCATTACCTTTAAAAAATAAAATTAAATTTTTACTGAGATATATACAAGCTAAATTCTATATTTATATGGCTGAGAGGAGGAAATATTGA
- a CDS encoding EpsG family protein yields MLVYFGIIIFLGLGSIIEQRNKKLGENFFLFSFLFLILFFGLRGYIGYDWYSYKPNFDKIPTLFKLFEGDLSILSSGYELGFQIYTSFIKTFTDNYYIYNFINSLVDFIIFYFMLKRFSKFPLLSLLLFFSIYGIALEVDMIRNAKSIMLFLVSIKYIEERNIMKFTFLNILGIFFHYSSFLYLPMYFFLNTKWNKKFIFFLFIIGNIYYFSDIRIVMKIIKEYSVFLPTGLGSKLSGYLSIIPLDFSLGFSFYYIERVVIFLICWFQDDRLRDKKYGNIMLNSLYISVFFFLYLSEFSIVATRFALLFIYSYWFVLPMLLDIYLKLLVFILIFLISVFRLNNQINFIGNKDIYQYQNILISNESEEIQRKKVESASKYKMNAHGKEISVLF; encoded by the coding sequence ATGTTGGTTTATTTTGGAATAATTATCTTTTTGGGATTAGGTAGTATAATAGAACAAAGAAATAAAAAGTTAGGAGAGAATTTTTTCCTTTTTTCTTTTCTCTTTTTAATCTTATTTTTTGGATTACGTGGGTATATAGGATATGATTGGTATTCCTATAAGCCAAATTTTGATAAAATACCCACACTATTTAAACTATTTGAAGGAGATCTTTCGATACTATCTTCTGGCTATGAGTTAGGATTTCAAATTTATACTTCTTTTATAAAGACTTTTACAGATAATTATTATATTTATAATTTTATCAATAGTTTAGTAGACTTTATAATATTTTACTTTATGCTAAAAAGATTCTCAAAATTTCCATTACTTTCACTTTTACTTTTTTTTAGTATTTATGGAATAGCTTTAGAAGTAGATATGATAAGAAATGCAAAAAGTATCATGTTGTTTTTAGTATCTATAAAATATATAGAAGAAAGAAATATTATGAAATTTACTTTTTTAAATATTTTAGGAATATTTTTTCATTACAGCTCTTTTCTTTACTTACCTATGTACTTTTTCTTAAATACTAAATGGAATAAAAAATTTATTTTTTTTCTATTTATTATAGGAAATATTTATTATTTTTCTGATATTAGAATAGTAATGAAAATAATAAAAGAGTATAGTGTTTTTTTACCTACTGGATTGGGGTCTAAACTCTCAGGTTATTTAAGTATAATACCTTTAGATTTTTCATTGGGCTTTTCATTTTATTACATTGAAAGAGTAGTTATATTTTTAATTTGTTGGTTTCAAGATGATAGACTTAGAGATAAAAAATATGGGAATATAATGCTGAATTCTCTCTATATTTCAGTATTTTTTTTCTTATATTTATCAGAATTTTCAATTGTAGCTACTAGATTTGCTTTACTTTTTATCTATTCGTATTGGTTTGTTCTTCCAATGCTTCTAGATATCTATCTTAAATTACTAGTATTTATTTTAATTTTTTTAATCTCAGTTTTTAGATTAAATAATCAGATAAATTTTATCGGTAATAAGGATATATATCAGTACCAGAATATTTTGATAAGCAATGAAAGTGAGGAAATACAAAGAAAAAAAGTAGAGAGTGCAAGTAAATATAAGATGAATGCTCATGGGAAAGAGATATCAGTACTTTTTTAA
- a CDS encoding cold-shock protein codes for MLKGTVKWFNKDKGFGFISGEDGSDYFVHYSNINAKGFRSLEEGQAVSFDVTEGAKGPVASNVTVA; via the coding sequence ATGCTAAAAGGAACAGTAAAATGGTTTAATAAAGACAAAGGATTTGGATTTATTTCTGGAGAAGATGGAAGTGATTATTTCGTACATTACTCTAATATTAATGCAAAAGGATTTAGAAGTTTAGAGGAAGGACAAGCTGTATCTTTTGATGTAACTGAAGGAGCAAAAGGTCCAGTAGCTTCTAACGTAACAGTAGCTTAG
- a CDS encoding glycosyltransferase, whose amino-acid sequence MKILHIITSLELGGAEKLITELAPVQKSKGHFVRVMILSDKKAVFKKELEERGVEVLVCKSNSIKSFFNIFSILNEVKKENYDIVHAHLVHAQYWTRLAKILDRKKRRYITTEHSTSNRRRESKLMRIIDKFVFAGFDKIVSISEATQKSLKEWLERDDDTFKLIYNGIDIKEFQDSKPYNKTKLGVKEDDYLIMMISRFHQSKNQLGVAEALMWLPVKYKLLFVGDGVLEESVKKYCQKNNLMNRVKFLGMRKDISRLLKTADIVVQYSFFEGFGITAVEAMASGKPVIASDVSGLNQIVGGAGILVDINSSKELAKAILSLRNIEFYKNISQNCLAKSKKYTIEWCADNYLKLYEKEL is encoded by the coding sequence TTGAAGATACTTCATATAATAACATCACTTGAGTTAGGTGGAGCGGAAAAGCTAATTACAGAGCTAGCTCCAGTACAGAAATCAAAAGGGCATTTTGTAAGAGTGATGATACTTAGTGATAAAAAAGCTGTATTTAAAAAGGAATTAGAAGAAAGAGGAGTAGAAGTTTTAGTATGTAAAAGTAATTCTATAAAATCTTTTTTTAATATTTTTTCTATCTTAAATGAAGTAAAAAAAGAAAATTATGATATAGTACATGCTCACTTAGTACATGCACAGTATTGGACAAGATTGGCTAAGATATTAGATAGAAAAAAAAGAAGATATATTACTACTGAACATAGCACATCAAATAGAAGAAGAGAATCAAAATTAATGAGAATTATAGATAAGTTTGTATTTGCAGGTTTTGATAAAATAGTTAGTATTTCAGAGGCTACACAAAAAAGTTTGAAGGAATGGTTAGAAAGAGATGATGATACTTTTAAATTAATTTATAATGGAATAGATATAAAGGAATTTCAAGATTCTAAACCTTACAATAAAACTAAGTTAGGTGTAAAAGAAGATGATTATTTGATAATGATGATTTCTAGGTTTCACCAATCTAAAAATCAATTAGGAGTTGCTGAAGCTTTAATGTGGTTGCCAGTGAAATACAAATTGTTATTTGTAGGAGATGGCGTTTTAGAAGAAAGTGTAAAAAAATATTGTCAAAAAAATAATCTTATGAATAGAGTGAAATTTTTAGGAATGAGAAAGGATATTTCTCGCCTTTTGAAAACTGCTGATATAGTTGTACAGTACTCTTTTTTTGAAGGATTTGGAATAACAGCTGTTGAAGCTATGGCAAGCGGAAAGCCAGTAATAGCTAGTGATGTATCTGGACTTAATCAAATAGTAGGAGGAGCAGGTATCTTAGTAGATATAAATAGTTCTAAAGAATTAGCAAAAGCTATACTTTCTTTAAGGAATATAGAGTTTTATAAAAATATCTCTCAAAACTGTTTAGCAAAAAGTAAAAAATATACAATTGAGTGGTGTGCAGATAATTATTTAAAACTATATGAAAAGGAGTTATGA
- a CDS encoding N-acetylmuramoyl-L-alanine amidase translates to MKKYLIILVLEIILVSCSSINYTIDSDTFSSVGQNERIKYIILHYTATNDEVGMRALTKGQVSSHYLITTRDDEAIYNLVPLEKRAWHAGVSEFGDRKNLNDSSIGIEIVNKGVKDYNENEKNYGFFIPEVEYIEFSEGQIKKLGYLLETIIKKYNIKPKDILGHSDIAPTRKIDPGPKFPWERLYKEYGIGAWYDEKDKEFFMNEQLYKVTPIFKIKEELKKYGYKINNTDEWDEESKRVVYNFQAHFNPKSLSGDMDLETFAILKALNKKYR, encoded by the coding sequence ATGAAAAAATACCTGATTATATTAGTATTGGAAATTATATTGGTTTCTTGTTCATCAATTAACTATACTATTGATAGTGATACATTTTCTTCTGTTGGACAAAATGAGAGAATAAAATATATAATATTACATTATACAGCTACTAATGATGAAGTTGGAATGAGAGCTTTAACAAAAGGACAAGTAAGTTCACACTATTTAATAACTACAAGAGATGACGAAGCAATTTATAACTTAGTGCCCTTAGAAAAAAGAGCTTGGCATGCTGGGGTTAGCGAGTTTGGAGATAGAAAAAATTTAAATGATTCTTCTATTGGAATAGAAATAGTTAATAAAGGTGTAAAAGATTATAACGAAAATGAAAAAAACTATGGTTTTTTTATTCCAGAAGTAGAGTATATAGAATTTTCAGAAGGACAGATAAAAAAGTTAGGTTATCTACTAGAGACTATAATTAAAAAATATAATATAAAACCTAAGGATATATTAGGGCATTCTGATATAGCTCCGACTAGAAAAATAGATCCAGGACCTAAATTTCCTTGGGAGAGATTGTATAAAGAGTATGGTATAGGGGCATGGTATGATGAAAAAGATAAAGAGTTTTTTATGAACGAACAATTATATAAGGTAACACCAATATTTAAAATAAAAGAAGAGTTAAAAAAATATGGATACAAAATAAATAATACTGATGAGTGGGATGAAGAAAGTAAAAGAGTAGTGTATAATTTCCAAGCTCATTTTAACCCTAAGAGTTTGAGTGGAGATATGGATTTAGAAACTTTTGCTATTTTAAAGGCCTTGAATAAAAAGTACAGATAA
- a CDS encoding CbiQ family ECF transporter T component produces MLRSSLLILLLLNIFINNLLYIGTTTLILFILNLIYNRNLKENIQRVRFLFFFYFLTCLLQIFYTQEGEVLFKFLKFYITKEGIYNFLLNFLRIFNLLLLSWIVVEQKFIGNKFSKYQKIIELVIELVPQAILLIRKRMRIKWFFRYILKQIKVKN; encoded by the coding sequence TTGTTAAGAAGTAGTTTGCTTATACTACTATTACTTAATATTTTCATAAATAATTTACTCTATATAGGAACAACTACTTTGATATTATTTATATTAAATCTAATATATAATAGAAATTTAAAGGAAAATATTCAAAGAGTAAGATTTTTGTTTTTTTTCTACTTTCTAACTTGTCTCTTACAAATATTCTATACTCAAGAAGGAGAGGTACTTTTTAAATTTTTAAAATTTTATATAACTAAAGAAGGAATATATAATTTCTTATTAAATTTTTTAAGAATTTTTAATCTTTTATTATTGTCTTGGATAGTTGTTGAACAAAAATTTATAGGAAATAAGTTTAGTAAATATCAAAAAATAATAGAATTAGTGATAGAATTAGTACCTCAAGCTATTTTACTTATAAGAAAAAGAATGAGGATAAAATGGTTCTTTAGATATATTTTGAAACAAATAAAAGTAAAAAACTAA
- a CDS encoding HU family DNA-binding protein: MTKKDFTRVLFEKGVFSSKAEAERKFEAILNSIEEILKTDKDLNIIGWGKFEVVEKAERVGRNPKTGEEIIIPAKKTVKFKAGKTLVEKMN; encoded by the coding sequence ATGACGAAAAAAGATTTTACAAGAGTACTATTCGAAAAAGGAGTATTTTCATCTAAAGCTGAAGCAGAAAGAAAATTTGAAGCTATCTTAAATAGTATTGAGGAAATTTTAAAAACTGATAAAGACTTAAATATCATTGGTTGGGGAAAATTTGAAGTTGTAGAAAAAGCTGAAAGAGTAGGGAGAAATCCAAAAACTGGTGAAGAAATTATAATACCTGCTAAAAAAACTGTTAAGTTCAAAGCTGGAAAAACTTTAGTAGAAAAAATGAACTAA
- a CDS encoding exopolysaccharide biosynthesis polyprenyl glycosylphosphotransferase produces MEQEKGIILNTIYILILGAIFYLEKYIFISNENLFSFQSMIGFFIMMLGAYVTDNMKFQRYKYKIRSYIFVILIDFICFMVWFFYSWDLSLIIFMLIFVAAQMLLTVLISILVFKLRYVTIYGSGEMKNRVLESIQRFQDYKYIDFSSEKEEFSKFIKDNNVSLIILCKEKLVSNEIREILSMKLSGIEVKSYFDYMIENEGKIEVEFITEEWLLQAYGFKILSSQIQNNIKRFFDVVMSILIGVLALPVIFIAAIIVRVESPGPVIYSQNRVGENGKEFKVHKFRSMRNDAEKDGAKWAQLNDPRVTKFGNFMRKTRIDELPQLVNVLKGEMSFIGPRPERMVFIKELEKEIPYYNLRHMVKPGLTGWAQVMYPYGASVEDAKRKLEYDLYYIKHHSLYLDMVIMFMTFKTVIFGKGR; encoded by the coding sequence ATGGAGCAAGAAAAAGGAATAATTTTAAATACAATATATATTTTAATATTAGGAGCCATATTTTATTTGGAAAAATATATCTTCATTTCAAATGAAAACCTATTCTCTTTTCAATCGATGATAGGCTTTTTTATAATGATGTTAGGAGCTTATGTAACCGATAATATGAAGTTTCAAAGATATAAATATAAAATTAGAAGTTATATCTTTGTTATACTAATAGATTTCATTTGTTTTATGGTGTGGTTTTTTTATAGTTGGGACTTATCTCTAATTATATTTATGTTAATATTTGTTGCAGCTCAAATGTTGCTGACAGTTCTTATTAGCATATTGGTATTTAAATTGAGATATGTAACTATATATGGTAGTGGAGAGATGAAAAATAGAGTACTAGAGAGCATACAAAGATTTCAAGATTATAAATATATAGATTTTTCTTCTGAAAAAGAGGAGTTTTCAAAATTTATCAAAGATAATAATGTATCTTTGATAATTTTGTGTAAAGAAAAATTGGTAAGTAATGAAATAAGAGAAATATTATCTATGAAGCTCAGTGGAATAGAAGTTAAGAGCTATTTTGACTATATGATAGAAAACGAAGGGAAGATAGAAGTTGAATTTATAACAGAAGAATGGTTACTGCAGGCTTATGGATTTAAAATTTTATCTAGTCAAATTCAAAATAATATTAAAAGATTTTTTGATGTAGTAATGTCTATATTAATAGGGGTATTAGCTCTTCCTGTTATATTTATTGCAGCTATAATTGTAAGAGTTGAAAGCCCAGGACCAGTAATATATAGCCAAAATAGAGTTGGAGAAAATGGAAAAGAATTTAAAGTACATAAATTTAGAAGTATGAGAAATGATGCTGAAAAAGATGGAGCTAAATGGGCTCAGTTAAATGATCCTAGAGTTACTAAATTTGGTAACTTTATGAGAAAAACTAGAATAGATGAATTACCTCAACTTGTAAATGTTTTAAAGGGAGAAATGAGTTTTATAGGGCCTAGACCAGAAAGAATGGTGTTTATAAAAGAGCTAGAGAAGGAGATTCCATATTATAATTTGAGACATATGGTGAAACCAGGCCTTACTGGTTGGGCTCAAGTAATGTATCCATATGGAGCCAGTGTAGAAGATGCTAAAAGGAAATTAGAGTATGATTTATATTATATTAAGCACCATAGTTTATATTTGGATATGGTGATAATGTTCATGACTTTTAAAACTGTAATATTTGGAAAAGGAAGATAA